Proteins found in one Melospiza georgiana isolate bMelGeo1 chromosome 1, bMelGeo1.pri, whole genome shotgun sequence genomic segment:
- the TAC1 gene encoding protachykinin-1 isoform X1, whose protein sequence is MRLPLAFAVLLLASSQALGEEMGATDDLSYWSDWSDSDQGKEELPLPLEHFLQRMARRPRPQQFFGLMGKRDAGYGQISHKRHKTDSFVGLMGKRSLNSGSSEGSIAQSYERRRK, encoded by the exons ATGAGGCTCCCGCTGGCTTTCGCCGTGCTCCTCCTGGCCTCGTCACAGGCGCTGGGCGAGGAGATGGGAGCCACCGACGACCTCAGCTACTGGTCCGACTGGTCCGACAGCGACCAGGGGAAG GAGGAGCTGCCGCTGCCCCTGGAGCACTTCCTGCAGAGGATGGCCCGCAGACCCCGGCCCCAGCAGTTCTTCGGCCTCATGGGCAAGCGGGATGCCG GATATGGCCAGATCTCTCACAAAA ggCATAAAACAGACTCCTTTGTTGGACTTATGGGCAAAAGATCTTTAAATTCTG GGTCCTCTGAAGGGAGCATAGCACAGAGCTACGAACGGAGGCGTAAATGA
- the TAC1 gene encoding protachykinin-1 isoform X2 has protein sequence MRLPLAFAVLLLASSQALGEEMGATDDLSYWSDWSDSDQGKEELPLPLEHFLQRMARRPRPQQFFGLMGKRDAGYGQISHKRSSEGSIAQSYERRRK, from the exons ATGAGGCTCCCGCTGGCTTTCGCCGTGCTCCTCCTGGCCTCGTCACAGGCGCTGGGCGAGGAGATGGGAGCCACCGACGACCTCAGCTACTGGTCCGACTGGTCCGACAGCGACCAGGGGAAG GAGGAGCTGCCGCTGCCCCTGGAGCACTTCCTGCAGAGGATGGCCCGCAGACCCCGGCCCCAGCAGTTCTTCGGCCTCATGGGCAAGCGGGATGCCG GATATGGCCAGATCTCTCACAAAA GGTCCTCTGAAGGGAGCATAGCACAGAGCTACGAACGGAGGCGTAAATGA